The proteins below are encoded in one region of Candidatus Coatesbacteria bacterium:
- a CDS encoding co-chaperone GroES: protein MAFKPLGDRVLVKRLEKEEQTTAGGIIIPDTAKEKPQRGKIVSVGEGKRTDDGSLLNPRIKEGQEVLFGKYTGTEVKIDDEEYVIMREDDILGVIE from the coding sequence ATGGCATTCAAACCACTGGGCGACCGCGTGCTGGTCAAGCGCCTGGAGAAGGAAGAGCAGACGACGGCCGGCGGGATCATCATCCCGGACACGGCCAAGGAGAAGCCGCAGCGCGGCAAGATCGTCTCCGTCGGTGAGGGCAAGCGCACCGACGACGGCAGCCTGCTGAACCCCCGGATCAAGGAGGGCCAGGAGGTCCTGTTCGGCAAGTACACCGGCACCGAGGTCAAGATCGACGACGAGGAGTACGTCATCATGCGTGAAGACGACATCCTCGGCGTGATCGAGTAA
- the groL gene encoding chaperonin GroEL: MPKILEFSEDARKEMLEGVTLLAKAVKATLGPRGRNVVLDRKFGSPNVTKDGVSVAKEIELEEPFKNMGAQMVREVASKTSDVAGDGTTTATVLAEAIFREGMRNVTSGANPMGLKRGIDKAVEAVVEDLQNLSRDVTDSKEIEQVGTISANNDRTIGRRIAEAMEKVGKEGVITVEESKGMETSLDLVEGMQFDRGYLSPYFVTDTDRMEAALDDVMVLINEKKISAMKDLLPVLEKVAQSGKPLLIIAEDIEGEALATLVVNKIRGTLKVCAVKAPGFGDRRKEMLKDIATLTGGQVISEELGLKLENATINDLGQAKRITVNKEDTTIVEGAGSQADIEGRIKTLKNQIEQTTSDYDREKLQERLAKLAGGVAVIKVGAATETEMKEKKARVEDALHATRAAVEEGIVPGGGIAYLRAMNKLNELELEGDEATGAEIVRKALEKPLWHIVHNAGQEGSIVVEKVKENEGSFGFDAYLNEYGDMLEKGIIDPTKVSRIALQNAGSIAGLMLTTEALIADKPEEEKAPAMPPGGGMGGMGGGMGMY; the protein is encoded by the coding sequence ATGCCTAAGATCCTGGAATTCAGCGAGGACGCGCGCAAAGAGATGCTCGAAGGCGTGACCCTCCTGGCCAAGGCCGTCAAGGCCACCCTGGGCCCGCGGGGCCGCAACGTGGTTCTGGACCGCAAGTTCGGCTCGCCCAACGTCACCAAGGACGGCGTCAGCGTGGCCAAGGAGATCGAGCTCGAGGAGCCCTTCAAGAACATGGGCGCCCAGATGGTCCGCGAGGTCGCCAGCAAGACCTCCGATGTCGCCGGCGACGGCACCACCACGGCCACCGTCCTGGCCGAGGCCATCTTCCGCGAGGGGATGCGCAACGTCACCTCGGGCGCCAACCCGATGGGCCTCAAGCGCGGTATCGACAAGGCCGTCGAGGCCGTCGTCGAGGACCTGCAGAACCTCAGCCGCGACGTGACCGACAGCAAGGAGATCGAGCAGGTCGGCACCATCAGCGCCAACAACGACCGCACCATCGGCCGGCGTATCGCCGAGGCGATGGAGAAGGTCGGCAAGGAAGGCGTCATCACCGTCGAGGAGTCCAAGGGCATGGAGACCAGCCTGGATCTCGTCGAGGGTATGCAGTTCGACCGCGGCTACCTCTCGCCGTACTTCGTCACCGATACCGACCGCATGGAAGCGGCCCTGGACGACGTCATGGTCCTGATCAACGAGAAGAAGATCAGCGCCATGAAGGACCTGCTCCCCGTGCTGGAGAAGGTCGCCCAGTCGGGCAAGCCGCTGCTGATCATCGCCGAGGACATCGAGGGCGAGGCCCTGGCCACCCTGGTGGTCAACAAGATCCGCGGTACGCTGAAGGTCTGCGCCGTCAAGGCTCCGGGCTTCGGTGACCGCCGCAAGGAGATGCTCAAGGACATCGCCACCCTGACCGGCGGCCAGGTCATCTCCGAGGAGCTGGGTCTCAAGCTCGAGAACGCCACCATCAACGACCTGGGTCAGGCCAAGCGCATCACCGTCAACAAGGAAGACACCACCATCGTCGAGGGCGCCGGCTCCCAGGCCGACATCGAGGGTCGCATCAAGACCCTCAAGAACCAGATCGAGCAGACCACCTCGGACTATGACCGCGAGAAGCTGCAGGAGCGGCTGGCCAAGCTGGCCGGCGGCGTCGCCGTCATCAAGGTCGGCGCGGCCACCGAGACCGAGATGAAGGAGAAGAAGGCCCGCGTCGAGGACGCCCTGCACGCCACCCGGGCGGCCGTCGAAGAGGGCATCGTTCCCGGCGGCGGCATCGCCTACCTGCGGGCGATGAACAAGCTCAACGAGCTCGAGCTCGAGGGCGACGAGGCCACCGGCGCCGAAATCGTGCGCAAGGCCCTCGAGAAGCCCCTCTGGCACATCGTGCACAACGCCGGCCAGGAGGGTTCGATCGTCGTCGAGAAGGTCAAGGAGAACGAAGGTTCCTTCGGCTTCGACGCCTATCTCAACGAGTACGGCGATATGCTCGAGAAGGGCATCATCGACCCCACCAAGGTCAGCCGGATCGCCCTGCAGAACGCCGGCTCCATCGCCGGGCTGATGCTGACCACGGAAGCCCTGATCGCCGACAAGCCCGAGGAGGAGAAGGCTCCGGCCATGCCTCCCGGCGGCGGCATGGGCGGTATGGGCGGCGGCATGGGCATGTACTAG